The Haloimpatiens massiliensis genome includes a window with the following:
- a CDS encoding DEAD/DEAH box helicase has translation MHKCSFKDFHLDENILKSIEKLGYINPSPVQEKVIPFALKNNDIIVKSETGSGKTAAFAIPICQKVEVEEVNPQALVLTPTRELAVQLKEEIYNIGRFKRIRCAAIYGKQPMEVQKRQLKQRVHVVVGTPGRTIDHIERGTLNLEEVRYLVIDEADEMLNMGFISQVESIIKVVPRNRVTMLFSATMSEKIQNLCDKYMHNAENIDINPENITVDKINEEYYIVEEDKKLNALNSIIYTKRPEKCILFCNTREKVDELVRSMKKQGYYARKLHGGMEQKDRLEVIESYKRGKIQFLVATDVAARGIHIEDVTHVINYDVPVEKESYVHRIGRTGRAGSTGTAITFVCSYDKKLLEDIEEYLGYKIPKKEMPSRGEVIKGEEIFKQSLKNRPEPKPSKNIKLNKEITKIYISAGKKKKIRPGDIVGAITNINGINAEDVGIIDIQDGFSYVDILGGKGSIVLKSAENMKIKGKSVRVQRAVK, from the coding sequence ATGCATAAATGTAGTTTTAAAGATTTTCATCTAGATGAAAACATATTGAAATCTATAGAAAAATTAGGCTATATAAATCCGTCACCTGTACAGGAGAAAGTGATTCCCTTTGCACTTAAAAACAATGATATTATAGTTAAATCTGAAACAGGAAGTGGAAAAACAGCAGCTTTTGCTATACCTATTTGTCAGAAGGTAGAAGTAGAGGAGGTGAATCCTCAAGCATTGGTACTTACGCCCACAAGAGAATTGGCAGTACAGTTGAAAGAAGAGATTTATAACATTGGAAGATTCAAAAGAATAAGATGTGCTGCTATATATGGAAAACAGCCTATGGAAGTACAGAAGAGACAATTGAAACAAAGGGTTCATGTGGTAGTTGGCACGCCAGGTAGAACAATAGACCATATAGAGCGGGGAACTTTAAATTTAGAAGAAGTCAGATACCTAGTTATTGACGAAGCAGATGAGATGCTAAATATGGGATTTATATCTCAAGTAGAATCTATAATAAAAGTAGTGCCTAGAAATAGAGTAACCATGCTATTTTCTGCAACTATGTCGGAGAAAATTCAAAATTTGTGTGATAAGTATATGCATAATGCTGAAAATATAGATATTAATCCAGAAAATATTACTGTGGATAAGATAAATGAAGAGTATTACATAGTTGAAGAAGATAAAAAACTTAATGCTTTAAATAGTATAATTTATACCAAAAGACCTGAAAAATGTATTTTGTTTTGTAATACTAGAGAAAAGGTTGATGAGTTGGTTAGAAGTATGAAAAAACAAGGATATTATGCTAGAAAGTTGCACGGAGGCATGGAACAGAAGGATAGATTAGAAGTAATTGAAAGCTATAAAAGGGGAAAAATCCAATTTTTGGTAGCTACAGATGTAGCAGCTAGAGGAATACATATAGAAGATGTAACGCATGTTATAAATTATGATGTGCCTGTAGAGAAGGAAAGCTATGTTCATAGGATTGGAAGAACGGGAAGAGCAGGAAGTACAGGTACAGCTATAACTTTTGTGTGTTCTTATGATAAGAAACTTTTAGAGGATATAGAAGAGTATTTAGGATATAAGATACCTAAAAAAGAAATGCCATCTAGGGGAGAAGTTATAAAAGGAGAAGAAATTTTTAAACAATCACTTAAAAACAGACCTGAGCCAAAGCCTAGCAAAAATATCAAACTTAATAAGGAAATTACCAAGATATATATAAGTGCGGGAAAAAAGAAGAAGATAAGACCTGGAGATATTGTTGGTGCTATTACTAATATAAATGGAATTAATGCAGAGGATGTAGGAATTATTGATATACAAGATGGCTTCTCTTATGTGGACATATTAGGAGGAAAGGGCTCTATAGTGCTTAAATCTGCTGAAAATATGAAAATAAAGGGTAAAAGCGTTAGAGTACAGAGAGCTGTTAAGTAA
- a CDS encoding ABC transporter substrate-binding protein has translation MKKRFYILSLIAIICFAVFLGGCANSQKNNAKNNASTKEEKIKIGALKGPTGIGMVKLMEEGKDKYEITLFNSPDEIVSKVVNGELDGAAVPSNLASVLYNKTKGEVKLAAINTLGVLYVVENGNDIKSIKDLKGKTVYSSGKGSAPEFIFNYILKKNGLEPDKDVKIEYKMQHSDLAASVASKEVKIALLPEPFVTSSKMKNKDLKIPINLTEEWEKASEDESKLVMGTIVFRKDFISNRKEDLNEFLQDYEKSVDFVNKNVESAGKLAEKHGVMPKAKIAEIAIPKCNIVLIKGDEAKKSIEGFYKILFQSNPKSIGGKMPDEGFYYKNN, from the coding sequence GTGAAAAAGAGATTTTATATACTCAGTTTAATTGCAATAATATGTTTTGCAGTTTTTCTTGGAGGATGTGCTAATTCTCAAAAGAATAATGCTAAAAACAATGCCAGCACCAAAGAGGAAAAGATAAAAATAGGTGCTTTAAAAGGACCTACAGGTATAGGCATGGTTAAACTTATGGAAGAGGGGAAAGATAAGTATGAAATTACTTTGTTTAATTCTCCAGATGAAATAGTTTCTAAAGTCGTAAATGGTGAGTTAGATGGAGCAGCAGTACCTTCAAATTTAGCATCGGTTTTATATAATAAAACAAAAGGAGAAGTTAAATTAGCAGCTATTAATACATTAGGAGTTTTATATGTGGTTGAAAACGGAAATGATATTAAAAGTATAAAAGATTTAAAAGGAAAAACTGTGTATTCTTCAGGAAAGGGATCGGCTCCAGAATTTATATTCAACTATATACTTAAGAAAAATGGATTAGAACCAGATAAAGATGTTAAAATAGAATACAAAATGCAGCATAGTGATTTAGCTGCTTCTGTAGCTTCTAAAGAAGTAAAGATAGCATTACTTCCAGAGCCCTTTGTAACTTCTTCTAAAATGAAGAATAAAGATTTAAAAATTCCTATTAACTTAACAGAAGAGTGGGAAAAGGCTTCAGAAGATGAAAGTAAACTAGTTATGGGTACAATAGTATTTAGAAAAGATTTTATATCTAATAGAAAAGAAGATTTAAATGAATTTCTTCAGGATTATGAGAAGTCTGTAGATTTTGTTAATAAAAATGTTGAGAGTGCAGGTAAGCTTGCTGAGAAACATGGAGTTATGCCTAAGGCCAAAATAGCAGAAATAGCCATTCCTAAGTGCAATATAGTCCTTATTAAAGGGGATGAAGCTAAAAAATCTATAGAAGGTTTCTATAAGATTTTATTCCAAAGCAATCCTAAATCAATTGGAGGAAAAATGCCAGATGAAGGATTCTATTATAAAAATAATTAA
- a CDS encoding ABC transporter permease, with translation MKDSIIKIIKKISILFFWLMIWELGSLFLNKEILLPGPISVFKRLIGLLFEEYFWKSIFYSLLRVFCALIISIIMGIVFGMIAGFFKVFEEIMEPFMAAVKSTPVMSIIILALVWIKAGNVAIFTAMLICFPIIYTNVLQGLKSVDIKIIEMARLYKVKKIYVIKYVYLPSIKSYIVSGIILCLGLAWKVVVASEILSTPKYSIGLNLLNSKTTLDTEELFAWTIVVVILSLALEVVFRKQILKRGDK, from the coding sequence ATGAAGGATTCTATTATAAAAATAATTAAAAAAATATCTATATTGTTTTTTTGGTTAATGATTTGGGAGCTAGGCTCCCTTTTTCTCAATAAAGAAATTTTATTACCAGGTCCTATTTCTGTTTTTAAAAGGTTAATAGGACTTTTATTTGAAGAATACTTTTGGAAAAGTATATTTTATAGTTTATTAAGGGTGTTTTGCGCTTTAATAATATCTATAATCATGGGGATAGTATTTGGCATGATAGCAGGATTTTTTAAGGTTTTTGAAGAAATTATGGAACCTTTCATGGCAGCGGTAAAATCTACTCCGGTAATGTCCATAATAATATTAGCTTTAGTGTGGATTAAAGCTGGTAATGTAGCCATTTTTACTGCTATGTTAATATGTTTTCCTATAATTTATACTAATGTACTTCAGGGATTAAAATCAGTTGATATTAAAATTATAGAAATGGCAAGGCTATACAAAGTAAAAAAAATTTATGTAATAAAATATGTTTACTTACCATCAATAAAATCCTACATAGTTTCTGGAATAATTCTTTGTTTAGGACTTGCGTGGAAAGTAGTGGTTGCATCAGAGATTTTAAGCACTCCTAAATACTCTATAGGTTTAAATCTTTTAAATTCTAAGACAACACTGGATACTGAAGAACTTTTTGCATGGACTATTGTAGTGGTGATTTTGAGTTTAGCTTTAGAAGTTGTTTTTAGGAAACAAATATTGAAAAGAGGAGATAAATAG
- a CDS encoding ATP-binding cassette domain-containing protein: MKICTEQNSIEYEIELVNICKKYGEIEVLNNLNMSFPKDKITVITGPSGVGKTTLLNIISGLDTEYKGNIIWHDNISNKNFSYIFQEDRLIPWLTVYENIAFILKSQLDKDQMKKVIDKNLKLVKLYDNRNMLPETLSGGMKRRAALARAFAYESNLLLMDEPFKGLDNNLKKEIIKEFLKIWNDNKRTVILVTHDKDEAEALGHYVYKMEK, encoded by the coding sequence ATGAAAATATGCACAGAACAAAATTCAATAGAATATGAAATTGAATTAGTTAATATTTGCAAAAAATATGGAGAAATAGAAGTTTTAAATAATTTAAATATGAGCTTTCCTAAAGACAAAATTACTGTAATAACAGGGCCTTCAGGAGTTGGTAAAACTACTTTGCTAAATATAATAAGTGGATTAGATACAGAGTATAAGGGAAACATAATTTGGCATGATAACATAAGTAATAAAAATTTTTCGTATATATTTCAGGAAGATAGATTAATTCCTTGGCTTACAGTTTATGAAAATATAGCATTTATTTTAAAATCTCAATTAGATAAAGATCAAATGAAAAAAGTAATTGATAAAAATCTAAAATTAGTAAAACTATATGATAATAGAAATATGCTGCCTGAAACTTTAAGCGGTGGGATGAAAAGAAGAGCAGCTCTTGCAAGGGCCTTTGCTTATGAAAGTAACCTATTACTTATGGACGAGCCATTTAAAGGATTAGATAATAATTTGAAGAAAGAAATAATTAAAGAGTTTTTAAAAATATGGAATGATAATAAAAGAACTGTAATATTAGTAACTCATGACAAGGATGAAGCAGAAGCACTAGGTCATTATGTATATAAAATGGAAAAATAA
- the recQ gene encoding DNA helicase RecQ produces the protein MYSSEEVLKKYFGYDSFRRGQEKVIGSVLNCKDVVAIMPTGAGKSLCFQIPAIMFSGITIVISPLISLMKDQVDSLNEQGIEATYINSTLTEMEYMERVQQISVGNYKLIYIAPERLESESFCRILNDVEVSFVAIDEAHCISQWAHDFRPSYKKIGEFINNFSKRPVIGAYTATATEKVKEDIVKLLGLNNPDVYVTGFDRENLFFSVLRGEDNQNYILSYISNHKEDKGIIYAATRREVESIYNFLLKHEIKVGMYHAGLSDRKREEAQNSFAYDDIDVMVATNAFGMGIDKSNVRFVIHNNMPKNLEAYYQEAGRAGRDGEKSECILLFNARDVQLQSFFIEQSELPSYRKEYEYEKLREMVDYCYTSKCLRKYILEYFEDEVDYEECGNCGNCLDESEYRDITIEAQKIFSCIYRMRERYGSGMVVDVLRGSENKKVLTLELNKLSTYGIMMEYSRKDLINIINKLTADGYLRLTNDGYPVIKLTLKAVDVLKSKANVKMKVAKVKKITKADDQLFNLLRRFRKQISEEEKVPPYIVFGDSSLKEMSGYMPINKEEFLSISGVGEVKYEKYGERFLNEIKSYIEENNINRGDFLKTIRNLDDNSKLKNQRNKSEENGNGKIPSHYITYQMFSKGEKLEEIAKYRNMALQTVENHIIKCYMEGKELDINEFVPKEYIEMIKEAINKVDTDRLKPIKELLPREVEYFWIKLIKCQEDKKVG, from the coding sequence ATGTACAGTTCAGAAGAAGTTCTTAAAAAATATTTTGGCTATGATAGTTTTAGAAGAGGACAGGAAAAGGTTATAGGAAGTGTATTAAATTGCAAAGATGTAGTGGCTATAATGCCTACGGGTGCGGGAAAATCTCTTTGTTTTCAAATTCCTGCTATTATGTTTAGTGGAATTACTATAGTTATATCTCCATTAATTTCTCTTATGAAAGACCAAGTGGATAGTTTAAATGAACAGGGGATAGAAGCTACTTATATAAATAGCACTCTTACGGAAATGGAATATATGGAGCGAGTACAGCAGATATCTGTAGGCAATTATAAGCTTATTTATATAGCTCCTGAAAGATTGGAGTCAGAAAGCTTTTGTAGAATACTAAATGACGTGGAAGTATCTTTCGTAGCTATAGATGAGGCTCATTGTATATCTCAGTGGGCTCACGATTTTAGGCCTAGTTATAAAAAAATAGGCGAATTCATAAATAATTTTTCTAAAAGGCCAGTAATTGGTGCATACACTGCTACAGCAACGGAAAAGGTAAAGGAAGATATAGTTAAACTCTTGGGATTAAATAATCCTGATGTCTATGTAACGGGATTTGACAGAGAAAATTTGTTTTTTTCTGTGTTAAGAGGAGAAGACAATCAAAATTATATACTATCCTACATATCTAATCATAAAGAAGATAAGGGAATTATATATGCAGCTACAAGAAGAGAAGTGGAAAGCATATATAACTTTTTACTAAAACATGAAATAAAGGTAGGCATGTATCATGCTGGATTAAGTGATAGGAAGAGAGAAGAGGCGCAGAATAGCTTTGCTTATGATGATATAGATGTAATGGTGGCTACTAATGCTTTTGGTATGGGTATAGATAAATCAAATGTGAGATTTGTTATTCACAATAATATGCCTAAAAATTTGGAAGCCTATTATCAAGAGGCAGGACGTGCTGGTAGAGACGGGGAAAAAAGTGAATGTATACTTTTATTTAATGCAAGAGATGTACAGCTTCAAAGTTTCTTTATAGAGCAGAGTGAATTGCCTTCCTATAGAAAAGAGTATGAATATGAAAAATTAAGAGAAATGGTGGATTATTGTTATACATCTAAATGTCTTAGAAAATACATATTGGAGTATTTTGAAGATGAAGTGGATTATGAGGAATGTGGAAACTGTGGAAATTGCTTGGATGAAAGTGAGTACAGGGATATAACAATAGAAGCTCAAAAGATATTTTCTTGTATATATAGAATGAGAGAACGATATGGCAGCGGCATGGTAGTTGATGTGCTAAGAGGGTCAGAGAATAAAAAGGTTTTAACATTAGAATTAAACAAACTATCAACCTACGGTATAATGATGGAGTACAGTAGAAAAGACTTAATAAATATAATTAATAAATTAACTGCTGATGGTTATTTAAGACTTACCAATGATGGATATCCAGTGATTAAGTTAACATTAAAGGCTGTGGATGTTTTAAAGAGTAAAGCTAATGTTAAGATGAAGGTTGCAAAGGTTAAAAAGATTACTAAGGCTGATGATCAATTGTTTAATTTGTTAAGGAGGTTTAGAAAGCAAATATCCGAGGAAGAAAAAGTGCCACCATATATAGTATTTGGAGATAGCTCTCTAAAAGAAATGAGTGGATACATGCCTATTAATAAGGAAGAGTTTTTAAGTATAAGTGGAGTTGGAGAAGTTAAGTACGAGAAATATGGGGAGAGATTTTTAAATGAAATAAAAAGCTACATAGAAGAAAATAACATTAACAGAGGAGATTTCTTGAAAACTATAAGAAACTTAGATGATAATTCAAAATTAAAAAATCAGAGAAATAAAAGTGAAGAAAATGGGAATGGTAAGATTCCAAGTCACTATATAACATACCAAATGTTTTCTAAAGGTGAAAAACTTGAGGAAATAGCTAAATACAGAAATATGGCATTGCAAACTGTTGAAAATCATATAATTAAGTGTTACATGGAGGGAAAAGAATTAGATATTAATGAATTTGTTCCAAAAGAATATATTGAAATGATAAAAGAGGCAATAAATAAAGTAGATACAGATAGATTAAAACCTATAAAAGAATTACTGCCTAGAGAAGTGGAGTATTTTTGGATAAAACTAATTAAATGTCAGGAAGATAAAAAAGTAGGGTAA
- a CDS encoding AI-2E family transporter, with translation MKLKRFLLPLILINLILLAIHFLIKFPIVNKAFSSVYKLIIVPILISVFIYYILKPLKNIFIKKGLKNTYAASLTLVIAMIISIGIIEGLGLYFISQFKNLIEKLSIVEHKNDLVNFVNGNLSKNLDMKWILEQLASYVKNYLYLFKDGAFKTANFVMVAFSDILLIIIIVFYLLKDNGELKKCLLRIVPNKYKNKYGNKLEEVFTKCDYVLSNYIIGQAKVALSLASMIYVGYLIIGIPSGLILSSITFVLAFIPFVGFFISMIIPYIIALSMGLKMVVKLSLLFIVAQAIKGRVIVPLVMSKAMKIHPITDIFLVVAAAAIFGPIGAFVVVPIYAVIKVIVTTLKDENPLEK, from the coding sequence ATGAAATTAAAAAGATTTTTACTTCCTTTAATACTTATAAATTTAATACTGCTAGCTATTCATTTTCTTATAAAATTCCCTATAGTAAATAAAGCTTTTTCCTCTGTGTACAAATTAATAATTGTTCCGATTTTAATATCAGTATTCATCTACTACATTTTAAAGCCTCTAAAAAACATATTTATTAAAAAAGGCTTAAAAAATACCTATGCAGCTAGTCTCACTTTAGTAATTGCAATGATTATTTCAATTGGAATTATAGAAGGATTAGGTTTATATTTTATTTCTCAATTTAAAAATCTTATAGAAAAACTCTCTATTGTAGAACATAAAAATGATCTTGTGAATTTTGTAAATGGTAATTTATCTAAAAACTTAGATATGAAATGGATATTAGAACAACTTGCTTCTTATGTAAAGAATTACTTATATTTATTTAAGGATGGAGCTTTTAAAACCGCTAATTTTGTGATGGTAGCATTTTCTGACATACTACTTATCATCATAATCGTGTTCTATTTATTAAAGGATAATGGAGAACTAAAAAAATGCTTATTAAGAATTGTTCCTAATAAATATAAAAATAAATATGGTAATAAATTAGAAGAGGTTTTCACCAAATGTGATTATGTACTTTCAAATTACATAATAGGTCAGGCTAAAGTAGCTCTTTCATTAGCTTCTATGATTTACGTCGGATACTTAATTATAGGTATACCCAGTGGACTTATACTATCATCTATAACCTTTGTATTAGCCTTTATACCATTTGTAGGTTTTTTTATTTCTATGATAATACCATATATAATAGCTTTAAGTATGGGGTTAAAAATGGTAGTTAAACTCTCACTTCTATTTATTGTAGCTCAAGCTATTAAAGGAAGAGTAATTGTACCGCTAGTTATGTCCAAAGCCATGAAAATTCACCCAATTACTGATATTTTTTTGGTAGTAGCTGCCGCTGCTATTTTTGGACCTATTGGAGCTTTTGTTGTAGTTCCAATTTACGCTGTAATAAAAGTAATTGTAACTACATTAAAGGATGAAAATCCACTGGAAAAATAA
- the tyrS gene encoding tyrosine--tRNA ligase, translated as MMNIDEQVKIIKKGADEIINIEELKDKLIKCEKENRPLVVKLGLDPSAPDIHIGHAVVLRKIKQIQDLGHKAVIIIGDFTGMIGDPTGKSKARKQLTREQVLENAKTYETQIFKILDKSKTELRFNSEWLFKLNFKDVIELASKYTVARMLEREDFKNRFNNQMSIGIHEFFYPLMQAYDSVEVKADIELGGTDQRFNILMGRTLQKEYNQESQIAIFMPILEGLDGKEKMSKSLGNYIGIKEEAKVIYSKVMQIPDELIIKYFELATDLHPDVIDNIKEELNKEGVNPRDIKMRLAREITTLYHNELEALEAEENFKSVFQKDEVPKDIPVIEMHSGWGLIDIMVQGNLASSKNEARRLVLQGGVKINGEPVKDFKEAELNHGDIIKVGKRKFIKVL; from the coding sequence ATTATGAATATAGATGAGCAAGTAAAAATAATTAAAAAAGGTGCAGATGAAATAATAAATATAGAGGAACTAAAAGATAAATTAATAAAATGTGAAAAGGAAAATAGACCTCTAGTGGTAAAGTTAGGTCTTGACCCTAGTGCTCCTGATATACACATTGGTCATGCGGTGGTCTTAAGGAAAATAAAGCAGATTCAAGATTTAGGACACAAAGCAGTAATAATAATAGGTGATTTTACAGGTATGATAGGGGATCCTACTGGAAAATCTAAAGCTAGAAAACAACTTACTAGAGAGCAGGTTTTAGAAAATGCTAAGACCTATGAAACTCAAATATTTAAAATATTAGATAAAAGCAAAACAGAATTAAGATTCAATAGTGAGTGGTTATTTAAGCTTAATTTTAAAGATGTTATAGAATTGGCATCAAAATATACTGTAGCTAGAATGCTTGAAAGAGAAGATTTCAAAAATAGATTTAATAATCAAATGAGTATAGGAATACATGAATTTTTCTACCCATTGATGCAGGCTTATGATTCAGTAGAAGTAAAGGCTGATATAGAGCTTGGAGGAACTGATCAGAGATTTAATATTTTAATGGGTAGAACTTTGCAAAAAGAATACAATCAAGAAAGTCAAATAGCTATATTTATGCCTATATTAGAGGGGTTAGACGGTAAGGAAAAAATGAGCAAAAGTCTTGGCAATTACATTGGTATAAAGGAAGAGGCAAAAGTAATATACAGTAAAGTAATGCAGATACCTGATGAGCTTATAATAAAATACTTTGAATTAGCAACAGATTTACATCCAGATGTTATAGATAATATAAAAGAAGAATTGAATAAAGAGGGTGTTAATCCAAGGGATATTAAGATGAGGCTTGCTAGAGAAATTACAACTTTATACCATAATGAATTAGAAGCGTTAGAGGCAGAAGAGAATTTTAAAAGTGTATTTCAAAAGGATGAAGTGCCTAAAGATATTCCAGTGATAGAAATGCATAGTGGCTGGGGATTAATAGATATAATGGTTCAAGGAAACCTAGCCTCATCGAAAAATGAAGCTAGAAGATTAGTGCTTCAAGGAGGAGTTAAGATAAATGGAGAACCAGTAAAAGATTTTAAAGAAGCTGAATTAAATCATGGAGATATAATAAAAGTAGGAAAGAGGAAGTTTATAAAAGTTTTATAA